One stretch of Arachis duranensis cultivar V14167 chromosome 1, aradu.V14167.gnm2.J7QH, whole genome shotgun sequence DNA includes these proteins:
- the LOC107469416 gene encoding dnaJ homolog subfamily C GRV2 isoform X2 produces the protein MVMPYLDSSFLQRCHSWKGVLRITKCVQAVTVRPLSSVSALVRFAEEPQMFAVEFSDGCPIHVYASTSRDSLLAAVRDAIQTEGQCAIPVLPRLTMPGHRIDPPCGRVYLQYGQQKPVADAESAAMHLKHLAAAAKDAVAEGGSIPGSRAKLWRRIREFNACIPFSGVPLNIEVPEVTLMALITMLPAVPNLPPESPPLPPPSPKAAATVMGFIACLHRLLASRSAASHVMSFPAAVGRIMGLLRNGSEGVASEAAGLVAALIGGGPGDANVMDSKGEWHATIMHTKSVLFANQSYVIILVNRLKPMSVSPLLSMAVVEVLEAMICDPHGETTQYNVFVELLRQVAGLKRRLFALFGHPAESVRETVAVIMRSIAEEDAIAAESMREASLRDGALLRHLLHAFFLPAGERREVSRQLVALWADSYQPALELLSRILPPGLVAYLHTRSDGVQDEETNQEESSIGRRKRRLLQQRKSRIGRGLTSQEQPFASANNFDVSDSGRQTGSAIIRGSDNYHRAALEPSSGQASDIQSSVVHTNENLSSGSPTAVTQNGYSTVVASATCPSANSNEATVPDLSNSVAPDGNAVGLQNADVPAPAQVVVENTPVGSGRLLCNWPEFWRAFGLDHNRADLIWNERTRQELRESLQAEVHKLDVEKERTEDIVPGGAILEMATGIENVPQISWNYAEFSVRYPSLSKEVCVGQYYLRLLLESGSGGRAQDFPLRDPDAFFRALYHRFLCDADTGLTVDGAVPDELGASDDWCDMGRLDGFGGGGGSSVRELCARAMAIVYEQHYKTVGPFSGTAHITVLLDRTDDRALRHRLLFLLKALMKDLANVEACVLVGGCVLAVDLLTVVHEASERTAIPLQSNLIAATAFMEPLKEWMYIDREGAQIGPVEKDAIRRLWSKKAIDWTTRCWASGMLDWKKLRDIRELRWALALRVPVLTPPQVGDAALSILHSMVSAHSDLDDAGEIVTPTPRVKRILSSPRCLPHIAQAILSGEPSIVEAAAALLKAIVTRNPKAMIRLYSTGAFYFALAYPGSNLLSIGQLFAVTHVHQAFHGGEEAAVSTSLPLAKRSVLGGLLPESLLYVLERSGPAAFAAAMVSDSDTPEIIWTHKMRAENLIRQVLQHLGDFPQKLSQHCHVLYDYAPMPPVTYPELRDEMWCHRYYLRNLCDEIRFPNWPIVEHVEFLQSLLVMWREELTRKPMDLSEEAACKILEISLEDVSGDAVNKKHSLEVSDETSSLSKQIENIDEEKLKRQYRKLAMKYHPDKNPEGREKFLAIQKAYERLQATMQGLQGPQPWRLLLLLKGQCILYRRYGDILEPFKYAGYPMLLSAVTVDKDDNNFLSSDRAPLLVAASELVWLTCASSSLNGEELVRDGGVQLLATLLSRCMYVVQPSTPGNEPSAIIVTNIMRTFSVLSQFEAARSEILEFSGLVPDIVHCTEFELVPGAVDAALQTIANVSVSSELQDALLRAGVLWYLLPLLLQYDATAEEPDATESHGVGASVQIAKNMHAIRAAQALSRLSGLCGDESSTPYNRAAANALRVLLTPKLSSMLRDQLPKDLLSKLNANLESPEIIWNSSTRGELLKFVDQQRAAQGPDGSYDIRDSHDFAYKALSKELFIGNVYLRVYNDQPEFEISEPEAFCVALVDFISYVVHNHPFEDADQYVDGISSPAQNYEDAVDGFVSEQPVLDNSSTISEEQVVGKEEAELVKSLRSALISLQNLLTNNPNLASIFSNKDKLLPLFECFSVPETSNSNIPQLCLGVLSLLTAHAPCLQAMVADGSSLLVLLQMLHSSPSCREGALHVLYALASTPELAWAAAKHGGVVYILELLLPLKEEIPLQQRAMAASLLGKLVGQPMHGPRVAITLARFLPDGLVSVIRDGPGEAVVVALEQTTETPELVWTPAMAASLSAQISTMASELYREQVKGRVVDWDVPEQASGQQEMRDEPQVGGIYVRLFLKDPKFPLRNPKRFLEGLLDQYLSSIAATHYDTQVVDPELPLLLSAALVSLLRVHPALADHVGYLGYVPKLVAAVAFEGRRETMSSGDANIGKNADKTYDPDNGSTEHTQTPQERVRLSCLRVLHQLAASTTCAEAMAATSVGTPQV, from the exons ATGGTGATGCCGTATCTCGACAGCTCATTCTTACAAAGGTGTCACTCGTGGAAAGGCGTCCTGAGAATTACGAA ATGTGTGCAGGCTGTTACTGTTCGTCCTTTGTCTTCAGTAAGCGCCCTTGTTCGGTTTGCCGAAGAACCCCAGATGTTTGCAGTTGAATTCAGTGATGGATGTCCTATCCAT GTTTATGCAAGCACATCTCGCGATAGCTTACTTGCAGCTGTTCGTGATGCAATTCAAACTGAA GGTCAATGTGCCATACCTGTATTGCCAAGGCTGACAATGCCTGGTCACCGGATTGATCCTCCCTGTGGAAGAGTTTATTTGCAATATGGTCAGCAAAAGCCAGTTGCTGATGCTGAAAGTGCTGCAATGCATTTGAAACATTTAGCAGCTGCTGCCAAGGATGCTGTTGCTGAAGGTGGTTCCATTCCTGGATCAAGAGCTAAACTATGGCGAAGAATAAGGGAGTTCAATGCATGTATACCTTTTAGTGGTGTGCCTTTAAACATTGAAGTGCCAGAGGTTACCTTGATGGCCTTGATTACTATGCTTCCTGCGGTCCCAAATCTTCCTCCAGAATCTCCTCCTTTGCCACCCCCGTCACCAAAAGCTGCTGCAACTGTGATGGGTTTTATTGCTTGTTTACATCGACTACTTGCATCAAGAAGCGCTGCATCACACGTGATGTCTTTTCCAGCAGCAGTTGGAAGGATAATGGGTTTGCTTAGAAATGGTTCAGAGGGTGTTGCATCGGAAGCTGCCGGGCTTGTTGCAGCACTCATTGGTGGTGGGCCTGGTGATGCTAATGTGATGGATTCTAAAGGAGAGTGGCATGCAACAATCATGCATACGAAGTCAGTATTGTTTGCTAATCAGAGTTATGTCATTATTCTTGTCAACAGATTGAAGCCTATGTCAGTATCACCTTTGCTGTCAATGGCTGTGGTTGAAGTGCTTGAGGCTATGATTTGTGATCCACATGGGGAAACTACTCAATATAATGTTTTTGTTGAGTTGTTGCGCCAAGTTGCTGGGTTAAAGCGTCGTTTGTTTGCACTATTTGGTCATCCTGCCGAAAGTGTTAGAGAAACAGTAGCTGTTATTATGCGATCAATTGCTGAAGAAGATGCTATTGCTGCGGAGTCCATGCGAGAGGCTTCTCTGCGTGATGGTGCTTTGTTGAGGCATTTATTGCACGCTTTTTTCCTTCCTGCTGGTGAACGCCGTGAAGTTAGTCGACAACTTGTTGCTCTTTGGGCGGATTCCTATCAACCCGCTTTGGAGCTATTGTCTCGAATTCTGCCTCCCGGACTTGTTGCTTATTTGCATACACGCTCTGATGGAGTTCAAGATGAAGAAACGAATCAAGAGGAGTCATCAATTGGGAGAAGAAAAAGACGCTTACTTCAGCAGAGGAAAAGTCGCATCGGGAGAGGACTAACCTCTCAAGAACAACCCTTCGCTTCAGCTAATAATTTTGATGTTTCAGATTCGGGTAGACAGACAGGGAGTGCCATTATTAGGGGCTCAGACAACTACCATAGAGCTGCTCTTGAGCCAAGCTCTGGACAGGCTTCAGATATTCAATCTTCTGTTGTTCATACTAATGAAAATTTGTCCAGTGGATCTCCTACAGCAGTCACACAAAATGGGTATTCAACTGTTGTTGCTTCAGCTACTTGTCCATCTGCAAACTCAAATGAAGCAACGGTACCTGATTTATCAAATTCAGTTGCTCCTGATGGCAATGCAGTTGGCTTGCAGAATGCAGATGTTCCAGCTCCTGCTCAAGTTGTGGTGGAGAACACTCCCGTGGGTTCTGGTCGGCTTCTATGTAACTGGCCTGAATTCTGGCGAGCGTTTGGTCTTGATCACAATCGTGCAGATTTGATTTGGAATGAGCGTACTAGGCAAGAGTTAAGAGAATCTTTGCAAGCTGAAGTCCATAAACTAGATGTTGAAAAAGAGCGTACTGAAGATATTGTTCCTGGGGGTGCTATCCTTGAAATGGCAACAGGGATTGAGAATGTCCCGCAAATATCTTGGAACTATGCTGAATTTTCCGTTCGTTACCCAAGCCTGTCAAAAGAAGTTTGTGTGGGCCAATATTATCTGCGTCTCCTGCTTGAGAGTGGCAGTGGTGGCAGGGCACAAGACTTCCCGTTGCGTGATCCAGATGCTTTCTTTAGAGCACTTTACCATCGTTTTTTATGTGATGCAGACACAGGGCTTACCGTAGATGGGGCTGTTCCTGATGAACTAGGTGCATCAGATGATTGGTGTGATATGGGTAGACTAGATGgttttggtggtggtggtggttcatCAGTGAGAGAGCTTTGTGCAAGGGCAATGGCAATTGTATATGAGCAGCACTACAAGACTGTTGGTCCTTTTTCAGGCACTGCTCACATTACCGTTCTCCTGGATAGGACAGATGACAGAGCTCTGAGACACagacttctttttcttttgaag GCTTTGATGAAGGATTTAGCTAATGTAGAGGCTTGTGTTCTAGTTGGAGGCTGTGTATTAGCTGTCGATCTTCTTACAGTGGTCCATGAAGCTTCGGAGAGGACAGCTATTCCTTTGCAATCAAATTTGATTGCTGCTACGGCTTTCATGGAGCCACTCAAGGAATGGATGTATATCGACAGAGAAGGTGCTCAAATTGGACCTGTGGAAAAAGATGCTATTAGAAGGTTATGGTCCAAGAAGGCTATTGATTGGACAACAAGGTGTTGGGCCTCTGGGATGCTAGATTGGAAGAAGTTGCGTGATATTCGTGAGCTTCGCTGGGCACTTGCCCTTAGAGTTCCTGTCCTTACCCCACCTCAG GTTGGAGATGCAGCTTTGTCCATATTGCATAGCATGGTGTCTGCACATTCAGATTTAGATGATGCTGGAGAAATTGTTACTCCAACTCCTAGAGTAAAACGAATCTTGTCAAGTCCACGTTGCCTTCCTCACATTGCACAG GCCATTCTCTCTGGGGAACCAAGTATTGTTGAGGCAGCTGCTGCATTGTTGAAGGCCATTGTTACCAGGAATCCCAAAGCCATGATACGTCTATACAGCACCGGTGCATTTTATTTTGCACTGGCTTATCCAGGATCTAATCTACTTTCAATTGGGCAACTGTTTGCCGTCACCCATGTCCACCAAGCATTTCATGGTGGCGAAGAGGCTGCGGTTTCAACTTCATTGCCTTTGGCAAAACGTAGTGTTCTTGGTGGACTTCTTCCTGAATCTTTGTTGTATGTATTGGAGCGCAGTGGTCCAGCAGCATTTGCTGCAGCAATGGTATCAGATTCTGACACTCCTGAGATAATATGGACTCATAAAATGAGGGCAGAAAATTTAATACGTCAG GTTTTGCAACACCTTGGTGATTTTCCACAGAAATTGTCACAGCATTGCCATGTTTTATATGACTATGCTCCAATGCCTCCAGTTACATACCCTGAACTTAGAGATGAAATGTGGTGTCATCGTTATTACCTGAGGAATCTATGCGATGAGATCCGCTTTCCAAATTGGCCTATTGTTGAGCATGTAGAGTTTCTGCAGTCTTTACTTGTAATGTGGCGTGAAGAGTTGACGAGAAAACCTATGGATCTTTCTGAAGAAGCAGCTTGCAAGATCCTTGAAATATCCTTGGAGGATGTATCTGGTGATGCTGTAAATAAAAAGCATTCTTTGGAGGTATCAGATGAAACATCTAGCttatcaaagcaaattgaaaatattGACGAGGAAAAGTTAAAGCGACAATATCGAAAACTTGCTATGAAATATCATCCTGACAAAAACCCTGAAGGAAGGGAGAAGTTTCTTGCTATACAGAAGGCTTATGAACGCCTCCAG GCTACAATGCAAGGATTGCAAGGTCCTCAGCCTTGGAGATTGCTTCTTTTGTTGAAGGGGCAATGCATTTTATACAGAAGATATGGAGACATATTGGAGCCATTCAAATATGCTGGCTATCCCATGTTGTTAAGTGCTGTTACTGTGGACAAGGATGATAACAATTTTCTTTCTTCAGATAGAGCACCTCTTCTTGTTGCAGCATCAGAGCTTGTTTGGCTGAC ATGTGCATCTTCTTCACTGAATGGAGAAGAGCTGGTGAGAGATGGAGGAGTGCAACTTCTTGCAACCCTTCTTTCCCGTTGCATGTATGTTGTTCAGCCATCTACTCCTGGAAATGAACCATCTGCCATTATTGTTACAAACATCATGCGAACATTTTCAGTTCTTAGTCAATTTGAGGCTGCCAGATCTGAGATACTCGAGTTTTCTGGGCTAGTTCCAGACATTGTGCACTGCACTGAGTTTGAGCTTGTACCAGGAGCTGTTGATGCTGCTCTACAGACTATTGCCAATGTTTCTGTTTCATCTGAATTGCAGGATGCTTTATTGAGGGCTGGTGTTTTATG GTACCTATTGCCGCTGCTGCTTCAGTATGATGCAACTGCTGAAGAACCGGATGCAACAGAATCACATGGTGTTGGTGCCAGTGTTCAAATTGCCAAAAACATGCATGCCATACGGGCAGCCCAGGCTCTGTCAAGGCTCAGTGGTTTGTGTGGTGATGAGAGCTCAACTCCTTACAATCGGGCGGCAGCAAATGCCCTCAGAGTTTTGCTAACACCTAAGCTTTCTAGCATGTTACGAGACCAATTACCTAAAGATTTGCTGTCCAAGTTGAATGCAAACCTGGAGTCTCCAGAG ATTATATGGAATTCTTCAACACGGGGAGAGCTGCTGAAATTTGTGGATCAGCAGCGTGCAGCTCAAGGTCCTGATGGTTCATACGATATCAGAGACTCACATGACTTTGCCTATAAAGCACTATCAAAGGAATTGTTCATTGGCAATGTTTACTTGAGGGTCTACAATGATCAGCCAGAATTTGAAATTAGTGAACCAGAAGCTTTTTGTGTTGCTCTAGTTGATTTTATATCTTATGTTGTGCACAACCATCCTTTTGAGGATGCTGATCAATATGTTGATGGCATCTCTTCTCCTGCTCAGAATTATGAGGATGCTGTTGATGGATTTGTGAGTGAACAGCCTGTCCTAGATAATTCTAGCACAATATCCGAGGAGCAAGTTGTTGGGAAGGAAGAAGCCGAGCTAGTTAAAAGTCTCCGTTCCGCATTGATCTCCCTACAG AACCTATTGACTAATAATCCAAATTTGGCATCCATATTTTCCAATAAAGACAAGTTACTGCCTCTTTTTGAATGCTTTTCTGTCCCTGAAACATCAAACAGCAACATCCCTCAACTTTGTTTAGGAGTGCTGTCACTCTTGACGGCACATGCTCCTTGTTTGCAAGCCATGGTTGCAGATGGATCTAGTCTCCTTGTTTTACTACAAATGCTTCACTCATCCCCGAGTTGTCGTGAAGGGGCTCTCCATGTTCTCTATGCATTGGCAAGTACACCTGAACTGGCCTGGGCAGCTGCCAAGCATGGTGGTGTTGTCTACATTCTTGAACTACTGTTGCCTTTGAAAG AAGAAATTCCACTCCAACAAAGAGCTATGGCAGCCTCCTTGTTGGGGAAACTTGTTGGGCAACCAATGCACGGTCCAAGAGTTGCTATAACACTTGCAAGGTTTCTTCCAGATGGCCTTGTATCAGTAATTAGGGATGGACCTGGTGAAGCTGTTGTTGTTGCGCTTGAGCAGACTACTGAGACACCAGAACTTGTGTGGACGCCAGCAATGGCAGCTTCCTTGTCTGCACAGATTTCAACCATGGCATCAGAATTATATCGGGAGCAGGTGAAAGGCCGTGTTGTTGATTGGGATGTACCCGAGCAGGCATCTGGGCAGCAGGAAATGAGAGATGAGCCACAG GTTGGTGGCATCTATGTTCGTCTATTTTTGAAAGATCCCAAATTTCCATTGAGAAATCCTAAAAGATTCTTGGAAGGCCTTCTAGATCAGTATTTGTCATCCATTGCTGCCACACATTATGACACTCAGGTTGTTGACCCAGAGTTGCCTTTGCTTCTATCAGCTGCATTAGTTTCATTGCTTCGTGTTCATCCTGCACTAGCAGATCACGTTGGATATCTTGGATATGTCCCAAAACTAGTTGCTGCTGTTGCATTTGAGGGAAGGCGAGAAACAATGTCATCAGGTGATGCGAATATTGGAAAAAATGCAGATAAAACATATGACCCTGATAATGGATCAACAGAGCACACACAAACTCCTCAAGAACGTGTGCGGTTGAGTTGTTTGCGTGTCTTGCATCAACTTGCAGCTAGTACCACATGTGCAGAAGCTATGGCAGCAACAAGTGTAGGAACCCCTCAGGTATGA